One window of Aspergillus oryzae RIB40 DNA, chromosome 3 genomic DNA carries:
- a CDS encoding thiamine pyrophosphokinase-related protein (thiamine pyrophosphokinase) yields MDLSEQGKKLFGKDKLNRFPYYEDNPAFYAAHLKKHHAFKVNGCDAVLGYILNSAVAKFHWPAEHWAVDSTNQTVTLNTAADATPEERSKVMAETLAAEAKRGNFEILKGWRNEKYPVYAPGGKFLLDMERCASPLFGIVSYGVHATCYVEDEQGMQFWVPRRAKTKQTYPSMLDNSVAGGMSTSERPFECLVREAEEEASLPGDVVRATAKSVGCVSYFYVRDSRAGGEVDLLQPEVEYVYDIKLSRDIVPKPSDGEVEEFKLYTVEETKKALANGEFKPNCAVVFIDFFIRHGILTPENEPDYFQILTRMHRRFEFPTASHFAN; encoded by the exons ATGGACCTGTCAGAACAAGGGAAGAAACTCTTCGGAAAGGATAAACTG AACAGATTTCCATATTACGAAGATAACCCCGCATTCTATGCAGCCCACCTGAAGAAGCACCACGCCTTCAAGGTCAATGGTTGCGATGCGGTATTAGGGTATATTCTCAACTCGGCCGTGGCCAAGTTCCACTGGCCTGCCGAACACTGGGCGGTGGACTCAACAAACCAGACCGTCACACTGAACACTGCTGCAGATGCAACCCCGGAAGAACGCAGTAAGGTCATGGCTGAGACCCTTGCAGCAGAGGCCAAACGGGGTAATTTTGAGATCCTAAAGGGGTGGCGGAACGAGAAGTACCCCGTCTATGCTCCCGGGGGTAAGTTCTTGCTTGATATGGAACGATGTGCCAGCCCATTGTTTGGCATTGTGTCATATGGTGTACACGCTACCTGTTACGTGGAAGACGAGCAAGGTATGCAGTTCTGGGTGCCTAGACGTGCAAAGACCAAGCAGACATACCCTAGCATGCTTGATAATTCTGTGGCTGGAGGAATGAGCACCAGCGAACGTCCCTTTGAATGTCTTGTTCGcgaagcagaggaagaggcaTCCCTGCCTGGGGACGTCGTCAGGGCCACTGCCAAGTCAGTAGGTTGTGTCTCGTATTTCTATGTGCGCGATTCTCGGGCCGGAGGCGAAGTCGACCTGCTACAACCAGAGGTAGAGTATGTCTACGACATCAAACTTAGTCGGGACATTGTCCCCAAACCCAGTGACGGCGAAGTGGAAGAATTCAAGCTGTATACCGttgaagaaacgaagaaggcTCTAGCAAACGGGGAGTTCAAGCCCAATTGCGCAGTCGTCTTCattgatttcttcatcagacATGGCATCTTGACCCCTGAGAATGAACCCGACTATTTCCAGATCCTGACAAGGATGCACCGCCGCTTTGAATTCCCAACAGCATCGCATTTCGCAAACTGA
- a CDS encoding elongator complex protein 4 (RNA polymerase II elongator complex, subunit ELP4), whose translation MSFRKRNIGLSAGVDRASALNSTAQPQQAAAAPETNPGIRPSPDDGRPTTSTGSRSLDNLLAGHGGLPIGKTLLIEENGTTDFAGALLRYYAAEGVVQDQKVHVVGMPEQWGRSLPGLIGPADVADEKPAKRKGERMKIAWRYERLGEFGAGVAGSRAPVATTGDQASSAANGDQAQQPAFCHAFDLTKRLTHPSIANITYIPLARTNEPFFVSIHKRLQASITQSPPNTVHRIIIPSLLNPTLYPPEASQPETILPFLHSLRALMSAPSARVTAMITMPLSLFPRSSGLVRWVELLNDGVIELCPFPHSADALATSGAVTAGEEPPQGVLKTYRLPVLHERGGGSDQNVGQDWAFTLSRRKFEIKPFSLPPAEGDKEAQEGAGSSAMPKKADLEF comes from the exons ATGTCCTTTCGTAAAAGAAATATTGGCTTGTCAGCAGGCGTCGATCGCGCCTCTGCTCTCAATTCTACTGCGCAACCGCAGCAAGCCGCAGCCGCCCCAGAAACAAATCCAGGAATCCGACCCTCTCCCGACGATGGGCGTCCGACTACCTCAACTGGTAGCCGGTCGCTGGATAACCTCCTAGCTGGACACGGCGGGCTTCCCATCGGAAAGACTCTTTTAATTGAAGAAAATGGAACTACGGATTTTGCAGGCGCATTGTTACGGTACTATGCGGCGGAAGGTGTCGTACAGGACCAAAAGGTTCACGTTGTCGGAATGCCCGAGCAATGGGGCAGAAGCCTTCCTGGCTTGATAGGCCCTGCGGACGTCGCAGATGAGAAACCGGCCAAGCGAAAGGGAGAGCGCATGAAGATTGCCTGGAGGTATGAGCGTCTGGGGGAGTTCGGGGCCGGGGTCGCCGGGTCAAGAG CGCCCGTCGCAACCACAGGAGACCAAGCTTCGTCCGCAGCCAACGGAGATCAAGCCCAGCAGCCAGCATTTTGCCATGCTTTCGACCTCACCAAACGTCTGACCCACCCATCCATTGCCAATATCACATATATCCCTCTCGCCCGCACAAACGagcccttcttcgtctcaatACACAAGCGCCTTCAAGCTTCCATCACCCAAAGTCCTCCCAATACGGTCCACCGTATTATCATACCTTCTTTGTTGAACCCCACGCTCTACCCGCCTGAGGCCAGCCAGCCCGAGACCATTTTGCCGTTTCTCCATTCGCTAAGGGCTTTGATGAGCGCGCCATCTGCTCGTGTCACAGCTATGATCACAATGCCTCTGTCCCTGTTTCCTCGCTCCTCGGGCCTTGTGCGGTGGGTCGAACTTCTGAATGATGGTGTTATCGAGCTCTGTCCTTTCCCCCACTCTGCAGATGCCCTCGCAACCTCAGGCGCTGTAACAGCCGGTGAAGAGCCACCGCAAGGTGTGCTCAAGACCTACCGACTGCCTGTGCTACACGAACGGGGTGGAGGTAGTGATCAGAACGTTGGACAAGACTGGGCGTTCACACTCAGCAGACGGAAGTTCGAAATTAAGCCTTTCAGTCTGCCGCCGGCCGAAGGAGACaaggaagcccaagaaggcGCGGGTTCAAGCGCAATGCCAAAAAAGGCGGATCTAGAATTTTAA
- a CDS encoding tRNA splicing endonuclease subunit SEN34 (tRNA splicing endonuclease) codes for MTTEPTLPIPISYIAGNYYLFSIDAVTYLRREHHICGVLIGTLPQIPQQNVFLGLPLELMPEEARLLVEKGVACIVDEVKVQNQGMKALMEEDRKKYLRELESQGLQAMRLQASRKEQQREKTLKKLEEKKAKAAKSKKSSEDPEQAPAVADAPKDDPLVDLFADSQPSSHSQTTSRRTSTTVAPENAMGITPATARPPLPAEPSSEQLLPMPQVPSSYPLFAHLHAEGYFLSPGLRFGCQYLAYPGDPLRFHSHFLVVSAEWDEELDLMDIIAGGRLGTGVKKGFMIGGAEKKDNTADEESVRTFSIEWAGM; via the coding sequence ATGACTACGGAGCCCACCCTTCCCATCCCGATCTCGTATATCGCGGGTAACTACTATCTTTTCTCTATTGATGCCGTCACGTATTTGAGACGGGAGCATCACATCTGTGGTGTCCTGATTGGCACTCTGCCGCAAATCCCACAACAAAATGTCTTTCTGGGATTGCCGCTGGAGCTGATGCCGGAGGAGGCGaggctgctggtggagaaaGGTGTAGCTTGCATTGTAGACGAGGTAAAAGTTCAGAACCAAGGCATGAAAGCCCTCATGGAGGAAGATCGCAAGAAGTATCTCCGTGAGCTAGAATCCCAAGGCCTTCAAGCTATGCGGCTGCAAGCCAGCCGGAAGGAGcaacagagagagaaaacaTTAAAAAAactagaagaaaagaaagccaaagctgccaaatcaaagaaatccTCTGAGGATCCTGAACAAGCACCTGCTGTCGCTGATGCGCCTAAGGATGACCCATTGGTGGACCTCTTCGCAGACAGCCAACCGTCAAGCCATAGTCAAACCACTTCTCGACGTACCTCCACGACTGTCGCCCCCGAGAATGCCATGGGCATCACGCCCGCAACGGCCCGTCCGCCTCTCCCAGCTGAGCCCTCTTCTGAGCAGCTGCTGCCGATGCCTCAGGTCCCTTCGTCTTATCCTTTGTTCGCTCATCTTCATGCCGAGGGTTACTTCCTGTCCCCGGGTCTTCGATTTGGCTGCCAGTACCTTGCCTACCCGGGGGATCCCTTGCGATTCCACTCTCATTTCTTGGTTGTCTCTGCCGAGTGGGACGAAGAGCTCGACTTGATGGACATTATCGCTGGAGGTCGATTGGGTACTGGCGTGAAGAAGGGGTTCATGATTGGAGGTgctgaaaagaaggataatACTGCCGATGAAGAGAGTGTGAGGACTTTCAGCATCGAATGGGCAGGAATGTGA
- a CDS encoding RNase P/RNase MRP complex subunit (predicted protein), with the protein MTAPKPHIAQTLLSRAHSPDTASQLFKERIKQKPLYLRPTSPTPEDNRDRRRRHRLQKKAYFLRKQKPRPLSAREKRVSGIYDLPKEECKHAIFKGLHAMWVEYMRDVLDIGGRKAEEVNVTALSHGSKLVSADFHGAEVEVVRSRCAGRVGVRGIVVRDTKFTFVVVTEGDEVKTLPKEQTIFRFRVPLSTPRQDEMDVTEDAGANAGSSARKELTFELHGSQFLNRPVDRANKKFKWRNVDYL; encoded by the exons ATGACCGCCCCAAAACCGCATATCGCCCAAACGCTCCTCTCCCGCGCACACTCCCCCGACACAGCATCCCAACTCTTCAAAGAACGCATAAAACAGAAACCCCTCTACCTACGCCCAACATCACCCACACCCGAAGACAACCGCGACCGACGCCGTCGCCACCGTCTCCAGAAGAAAGCCTACTTCCTCCGCAAACAGAAGCCGCGGCCCTTGTCTGCGCGCGAGAAGCGCGTCTCTGGGATCTACGACCTGCCGAAGGAGGAGTGCAAGCATGCGATTTTCAAGGGGCTGCATGCCATGTGGGTGGAGTATATGCGGGACGTGTTGGATATTGGGGGGCGcaaggcggaggaggttaATGTGACGGCTTTGTCGCATGGGAGTAAACTGGTTAGTGCTGATTTCCATGgggcggaggtggaggttGTTAGGAGTCGGTGTGCGGGGAGGGTTGGGGTTAGGGGGATTGTGGTTCGGGATACGAAGTTTACTTTTGTGGTTGTTACTGAAGGGGATGAGGTTAAGA CTTTGCCGAAGGAGCAGACGATTTTTCGATTTCGGGTGCCGCTATCTACGCCTCGTCAGGATGAGATGGATGTGACGGAGGACGCGGGTGCAAATGCCGGCTCCAGTGCTAGGAAGGAGCTTACTTTCGAGCTTCATGGGAGTCAGTTCCTGAATCGGCCGGTTGATCGTGCAAACAAGAAGTTCAAGTGGCGCAATGTGGACTATCTTTGA
- a CDS encoding putative nucleosome remodeling complex ATPase subunit (Snf2h) (chromatin remodeling complex WSTF-ISWI, small subunit), giving the protein MDIMQDIESKSNNFFTAMKDVVLPLLGDKERFYQNKETPFASVRPHKSLDPQPTGELTMQPRLQSQLKPYQLRGLSFLLYLRDNGIGGILADEMGLGKTIQTLALFQHIKKHDNTVRVDEPGPFLIVCPFSVMETWLSETIKWTPELTSIKFHGTPSKKEAVMKLLSTVRGKNRRSSKSAVDIVITSYETLTSDIKWFRKFVWQYVVLDEGHRIKNNQSQRAQAIHKISAEYRLVLTGTPVQNDLRKLWSIFHWLYPHVFIPSTAEPFEEAFSLADGKFNPEFFEQVQKFLGLIMLRRVKESPEVGLSIPLKTEIVLSVPLSEFQRSLYLRILTGIENSILGGHDGIPFNHRRRTDTENQSNVIREQDDGSIEGPFRRSSAEYSEKKKYRILSNILMELRKCSIHPYLLDDAIPDPYELGAHVITNSGKYIVLLKMVQHFVLERGRKIIIFSNFNQALNLCEDLLLTIQKNGDPVRYVRLDGSTSNARRNLSIYLFQNDPRYMVFLISIRAGGEGLNLVSSSTVIFLDEDWNPQVMRQAEARVHRIGQKHPVRIFKLQSKGTVEEQISRRIVKKAYVATKIMEDINAAHDMKAFANMIDSRGLAYVMDTEDLSALVHSRAVLTSIQSSATELNWFGWKTILKAWLACTERVKTNIFDGKKVDTRFRSFSVYEALPKDLCRADRRIGKERTVMIDGFSVGKDSIRLETLSKKRECSSLLQRDSKEKMTHEAEVQPSRMRFMSIGVSQRMSPAGRQTAPWRKETCRRASILLYNLH; this is encoded by the exons ATGGATATTATGCAAGATATCGAAAGCAAGAGCAACAATTTCTTCACTGCCATGAAGGACGTCGTGCTTCCACTTCTGGGTGACAAGGAGCGATTCTATCAAAACAAGGAGACGCCATTTGCGAGTGTGCGACCACACAAATCGCTGGATCCGCAGCCTACAGG aGAACTGACAATGCAACCTAGGCTTCAATCTCAGCTGAAACCATACCAGCTTCGAGGGCTGTCGTTTCTGTTGTATCTCCGAGACAACGGGATTGGTGGAATCCTTGCAGACGAGATGGGTCTGGGAAAAACCATCCAGACGCTTGCACTCTTCCAGCACATAAAAAAGCACGATAACACTGTGCGAGTTGATGAGCCCGGTCCGTTCTTGATCGTCTGTCCGTTCAGTGTAATGGAGACTTGGCTTTCGGAGACAATCAAGTGGACACCGGAGCTCACGTCGATCAAGTTTCACGGAACACCAAGCAAAAAGGAGGCAGTCATGAAGCTTTTGAGTACTGTCAGAGGTAAAAACCGTAGGAGTTCGAAATCTGCGGTGGATATTGTTATAACCTCTTATGAAACTCTGACCTCAGATATCAAATGGTTCCGAAAGTTCGTATGGCAATATGTTGTTCTTGACGAGGGCCATCGCATCAAGAATAACCAATCCCAGAGAGCACAGGCAATACATAAGATCAGTGCCGAATACAGGCTCGTCCTCACAGG GACACCGGTGCAGAATGATCTCAGGAAATTGTGGTCGATATTTCATTGGCTTTACCCTCATGTCTTCATTCCATCTACCGCGGAGCCTTTCGAAGAGGCGTTTTCGCTGGCTGACGGGAAGTTCAACCCCGAATTCTTTGAGCAGGTCCAAAAGTTCCTTGGTCTGATTATGCTACGAAGGGTTAAGGAATCACCAGAAGTAGGGCTTTCTATTCCCCTCAAGACAGAGATTGTGCTATCGGTACCTCTATCAGAGTTTCAACGTTCGTTGTATTTGAGAATACTTACCGGCATAGAGAATTCCATTCTCGGCGGACACGACGGCATTCCATTCAACCATAGACGTCGGACGGACACAGAAAACCAGTCTAATGTGATCCGTGAGCAGGATGATGGCTCCATTGAGGGGCCATTCAGGCGATCTTCAGCAGAATACtccgaaaagaaaaagtacagGATATTGAGCAATATCCTAATGGAGCTGCGCAAG TGTTCCATTCATCCGTATCTGTTGGATGATGCAATTCCGGATCCTTACGAACTCGGAGCACATGTTATCACAAACTCTGGAAAATACATCGTGCTCCTTAAGATGGTTCAGCATTTTGTACtggagagaggaaggaaaataatcATATTTTCGAACTTCAATCAAGCTTTGAATCTTTGTGAGGATCTTTTGTTGACTATCCAGAAGAACGGCGATCCTGTGAGATATGTTCGATTAGACGGGAGCACATCCAATGCACGACGAAACCTCTCGATTTACCTCTTCCAGAATGATCCCAGGTATATGGTCTTCTTAATTTCGATAAGGGCTGGCGGCGAAGGACTCAATCTGGTCAGTTCCTCAACGGTTATCTTCTTGGATGAAGACTGGAACCCCCAAGTCATGCGACAGGCTGAAGCAAGAGTCCACCGAATTGGACAGAAACACCCCGTGAGAATCTTTAAGCTCCAGTCAAAAGGCACTGTGGAGGAACAGATCAGCCGTCGAATTGTTAAGAAGGCATATGTTGCCACCAAGATTATGGAGGATATAAATGCAGCACATGATATGAAAGCTTTTGCTAATATGATTGACTCTCGGGGATTAGCCTATGTGATGGATACGGAGGACTTATCCGCGCTAGTCCACAGTCGAGCAGTTCTGACGTCTATCCAATCGAGTGCAACGGAATTGAACTGGTTCGGCTGGAAAACGATCCTCAAA gctTGGCTTGCGTGCACGGAGCGTGTCAAAACCAATATTTTCGATGGCAAAAAGGTCGACACAAGATTCAGATCGTTTTCTGTGTACGAAGCTCTGCCTAAAGATCTCTGTCGAGCGGATAGACGcattggaaaggagaggacTGTTATGATCGATGGCTTCTCAGTGGGAAAGGACAGTATCCGGCTTGAGACCTTGTccaaaaagagagaatgTTCAAGTCTGCTACAGAGGGACtcgaaggagaaaatgaCACACGAAGCC GAAGTTCAACCCTCAAGAATGCGATTTATGTCCATTGGCGTTTCACAAAGAATGTCTCCAGCCGGTAGGCAAACTGCGCCGTGGCGCAAAGAGACTT GCAGGAGGGCTTCTATACTGCTGTACAACCTGCATTGA